CTATTAGGAATATACTGTTGGAAATTCTAGTAATATCGGCTAACGGAACTTGTGATTTTTCTAATATTTCATTTGTGCAGATAAATGATATATACCAATTCTATTGAATCGTTGTGCATTTCTTTTTGCGAAATAGTAAAATACCCTCAAAATATTCTTCAAAGGCGAATAAAATTATTACTTGTGTTTATCTCTACTTATAGAGTATTTCATTATTCAGTATCAAAAAACATTTAGGGAACCCATGAATTTAACTAATATACCAAATAGAGAAGAAGTACCGTTAGACCAAACTTGGATTTTAGATGATCTTTTTAAAGATTTTGCAGACTGGGAAGTTGCATTCAATTTATTGCCAAAAGAAGAAGAACTAAAAAACTTAATTGAAGAAAAGTATAAAGGAAAACTAAAAAATTCTCCTCAGCTTTTATTAGATTGTTTTATTTATAAAGATAACCTCTCTCGAAAATTAGAAAATTTATTTGTTTATGCAAATCTTAGAAGTGCAGAAGACGTAGGAAATAAAATAGCAAATGAATGTAGCGGAAAAATAGAAGTAAAAATTTCTTCTTTAAATTCTTTATTTGCTTTTATGGATCCAGAAATTCTAACCATTCCAGATTTAAAAAATTGGATAATTACTGAACCTTTGAGTGAATACCAATTTAGAATCAATGAATTACTTCGTTTTAAACTGCATATACTTTCTGAAAAGGAGGAAGCAATTCTTTCTCAAATGGGTGTACCGTTGCGGGTATTCGATGATATCCACAGTAAATGGAATAATGCAGATTTAAAATTTTTACCCGCCAAAGATTCAAATGGTGTTGAACATATAGTTTCAAATTCAAGAATGTCTCTCAACTTAGAGTCATCCGATCGTTCCTTACGTGAGAATACATTTCAGTCTTTTTATACCGAAATTTCCAAGTGGCGTAATACTATTACCTCCAACTATTACGGAAATATGGTTGGTGGTTCCACCGTCTCAAAAATTAGAAAATTTGATAGTTTCATTGAAAGTGAATTATTCCAAGATGATATTCCTGTGTCTCTGTATGAAAACTTAATCGCGACGGTGCGGAAAAACTTAGATAGTCTACACCATAGTATGGAAATTAGAAAAAAAATCCTATCTATAGACTCTGTTGCTCCTTTCGACCGATACGTGTCTCTATTTCAATCTGAATCCTCTTTACGATTTAGTTGGGAAGAGGGAAGGGATTTGGTATTAGCCGCAATAGCTCCACTTGGAGAAGAATATTGTTCTATCGCAAAAAAAGGTCTGACAACCGAAAGATGGATTGATAGAGCGGAAAATGTAGGTAAACGATCGGGAGCATTTTCTTGGGGGACATATGATTCAAGACCGTATATATTGCAGACTTGGAATGGAACAATTGGAGATGTATATACTCTTGCTCATGAGTTGGGTCATTCTATGCATAGTTATTACAGTCATAAATTTCAACCATATCATTATGGGAATTACACTATATTTGTCGCTGAAGTTGCTAGTACGTTAAATGAGGCATTATTAACAAATTATATCTTGGAAGAGAAAAAAAACACAAACTTAGCCAAATCAGTATTATCCGAATCCATAGCAAATTTTGAAGGGACTGTACTCCGGCAAGTTTTATTCGCCGCCTTTGAAAAAGAAGCTTCTGCTATTTCTGATTCAGGGGAAGTGTTTACTCCAGATCGATTAGATGATATATATATTAATTTGGTAAAAGAATGGTACGGAGTGCATAGTAGTTATCCAGATTTTATCAAACACGAATGGATGCGCATACCGCATTTTTACTCTGCATTTTATGTATATAAATATGCTACTAGTTACTGTGCGTCTCTGTCTTTAAGTCAATCACTCCAAAAGGATCCAGTTTCTACGCAACAGAAGATATTTACTTTTCTGAAGTCAGGTGGAAGTAAACCATCTCTGGAAATTTTAAATAGCGCTGGAGTAAATCTTTTAAAATCAGAAACAATCGACAGTGCTTTTGAACATTACAGACAAAATATTAAAAGAGCGGAAGAAATTTTGTTAAAGTAGTTAAAACGCTAGATTAAATTTTTGCAAATGCTAATCTAAAACTAGTTTCTGTAAAATCAATGCGGTAGCTTTTGCATCGTCAAGCGCACGATGAAATTGAAAATCCGTTTTTACTTCCATTTTCTCTAGGGTATGTAAAACGGAAACTCCGGAGGTAGAATGATTGTTTTTCGCTAACCAATAAATTGCAAGGCTACGAATATCCAATCCTCCTCCGACAAAATAATCAGCATAATTTAATCCGGAAATTCGTATTTCTTTTCGAAGAAGTGGCAAATCATAATATATCCCGAAACTTGCTAATGTAGATTTGTTTTTTTCTCCATACCATTGAACAAAAGAAAGAATAGCTTCTTTAAAAACTGGTTTATCCGAAACCATCTCTGGAGTTATATTTGTAATTTTACTTATTTCGGGTAATATCTCATATTCGCTCGGTCGAATCAATTGAGAATATTCACTTTTAATTTCGAGCGTTTTTTTATCTAACTTCACAGCTCCGATTTCGATTACGTTACTTTCTTCAATTTCATTTTTACCAAACGTCTTGCAGGACGCTTCTAGATCAAAAATTACAATATCGGATGAGAATTTCATAAATTATTTCTCCACTATTACATTTCATGTCTCCGGCACACCAAAACTAAGGTAGATGATCCGTTCACATTGTGCAAGGAGAGTTAGAAATATTATTATTGTTTGTAAATAACTTTTCATCTTTTTTTACTGGAAGAGAAAAATTTTAGAATAAAAAAGAAATTTTTAGCACTTGTAGCTATCGAATTGTTTGAACTTTTGACCTAAGAATCCACACTACTTTAATCTAGTGGTATACATGTTGTTATTCGCAAAATTTATATACCCTTCGCCAAAAGTAATTTTCCGTTTTGTAAAAAATAGGATATTCCCAAACGCCAAAAATATGGCTTTTCTAAAAACGAATGGGTAGTTTCTTTTGGTTTGATATAAAAGGTATTTTAGTTCTGCATTTTCCAATTTTATGTTGCTTTTGAGAAGCAATGATTGCGTAAGGTGAGTTATTAAATTGTATCTAATACAAAATTTAAAACTTCAAATATTCGATCTAAGGAGGACGGGCTAATGGTATAAGAAGGTGCGATATATACGGAGTTGCCGAGCGGACGTATCATGACACCTTTGGAAAGGGAAAGTTGGCGGATTTTGGAAGCTATCGGGTGTAGGTAATTTGAATTACCCTCTATTTCAAAAGCGGCGACTGCTCCAAGGACTCTTTCATTTATAATTTTTTCCTTGAACTTATATTTCAGGTTTGTTATTCTTTTTTTTAATTCGAACTCTAAGTTTAGGACGTCAGATAGACGATTTTCTTGTTCGTAGAGTTCGATAGAGGCGAGACCGGCCGCACAAGCAGACGGATTTCCTGTCATAGTGTGTCCGTGGTAAAATGCTTTATTTGGGTCTTCAGAATTAAATGCTTCGTAGATTTTTTCTGAAACTAAAGTTGCGGCTAATGGCAAAACACCGCCAGTTAAACCTTTTGCAACTGTAATAATATCTGGTTTTATATCCGTATTTTGGTATGCGAAATTTTTTCCGGTTCTTCCAAAACCCGTAAAAATTTCATCTAAAATGAGAATAACATTGTATTTATCGCAAATCGATTTTAATCTTGTAAGAATTTCATTTTTATGAATTCTCATCCCGGCCGCACCTTGCAAAATTGGTTCAAGAATAATACCTGCTGTCGAATTTTGGTTTTTTTCTAAATATTTTTCAATAGGGTTTAGGCATTCTTCAATACAATTATTTGGATTTTTGGAAATCGGACAGTTATAACAATCAGGAGAAATAAATTCAGGAGAATTAAATAATAAAGGTTCAAAGGCAGAGTTAAATGCTGATTTTCCGCCAACGGACATCGCGCCTATTGTATCACCGTGGTAGGAATTAGTAAAATGTAAAAAATTTATTTTATTCTCGAATCCTATATTTTTAAAATATTGGATTGCAATTTTAATTCCTATGTCAACAGCACAAGATCCATTGTCTGAATAAAATACAGATTTAAAATTATGATTTGTAAATTCGATTAGTTTATTTGCTAATTCTTCTGCGTTTTTGTGAGTATAACCTGCAAGTAAAACATGGTCTAATTTTGAAATACTTTCTTTTACTTTGTCGATTATATACGGATGATTGTGTCCATGAATACTAATCCACCAAGAAGAAACTGCGTCTATATAAGGGTTTCCTTTTTCGTCGTATAGGAATTCGCCTTTTGCGCTAACGATTTTTAGAGGATTAGGTTGACCTTTTTGAATCGTATAGGGATGCCAAATCATTTAAGCAGAGATTTTATAGATTCGTTTGTATCGAAATAAGTATCTACATATTGCAAAAAGGGTTTACCGTCTGTTATGCTCGCAGGGATTCCGATTTCGCCTAAACATTTTACTCCAGAAAATTCCTGAATTGTAAAAATATTATTTCGAGACAAATCGTTCTTTTCCCCTAACATGTAAAATCCGTGAATTGGAATGTCTCTGTTTTGAAGTGCTTCAATGGAGAGAAGAGTGTGGTTGATAGTACCTAGCTCGGGAGAGGAAACTATTACTACAGGGATTCTTGATTTTTTTAAAATTTCAATCATTAAAGTACTAGAATTGAGCGGAACTAAAAGGCCACCGGCTCCTTCGATTATAGTAGGTTCTGACATTTGTGTCATAAATTTTTCGGCAAGTCGTATGGTGTCTACGCTTTTGAATTCCAATTCCCCTGAGTAGTGGGGAGAGGCTGCCTTCACAAAGTGGTAATCGGTATCCATAAAAAATTTATCCTGTAAACCGGTTAATTTTTTTACTCGTAGGAGGTCTGATTCATGTAATGCTCCAGTTTGTACTGGTTTCCAATACCTTAGTCCGTAATTTCTTCCATACTTTGCCATAAGCATTGAAGAGAATAATGTTTTTCCTACATTTGTACCGGTTGCTGTGATAAATATTGCCATATCTACTTAGTTCCAAAGACTCTCTTTAAAATAAATGATTTTTTTATTATAAAGTGATAGAAAAGAAAACTGAGAAAGTAAACGAGAATGGAATGTAGGCTAAACTTCATCCAGAGAGATATTTTTGTGTTCATAAAATAATCCGCCAGAATCAAAGAGATAGGGTGATGAATTAAATATATACTCATTCCAGAATTTCTTAAATAATCTAAAATATGTTTTGTATTATCTAGGTATTTTTTAAAGAAATAGAGTAGTAAAAAAATAAAACTCCAAGCTAAACTTGTATCTACAAATAAATGGACTCCGCGTAAAATAATTTTTTTACATTCATTTTGAAAATTCATCCAGTATGGATCGATTTCATTCAAAAATAAAAATAAAACAAATAGTAAAAATAGTACCCCTAAATATATAAATATAGTAGGTTTTGTGATATTCGGATTCAATGTAAAATTTTGGAGTATTTTATTCTTATAAGCAATTACCCCAGAAATAAAAAAAGAAAGGTAGTAAAAAAAAGATACCGGCTGAATTCTAAGTATTGATTCATCTTTATTAAAAATAAAATTCGTAAAAAAAAATGCGGTAAAACAAAATAATACTCCTTTCCCAAATAATAAATAATAACTATCTGCAAAAAAATTATTATTTGATAGAATCATTTTAAATCTAAAGAAAAATTTTGTAGAAATAAAAATTTTTTCGATGATTCGAAATTTATATTCTATAATCAATATAAAACTAAAAATAGAAAGATACACCAAAAACCAAATATGTGAAAAATCAAATTGACTCGTAGTAAAAAATATTAAGTAAAATTTCCAAAAAGAAATTGGAGTATATTTCTGGTTGTAAACTAAATAGTATTGAACTGGTGAAAAAAATACTAATCCAACCAACATTGGAGCAAACATTCTTTCGATTCTAGAAAGTGTGAAGTTTTTCCCTCCTTTGTTATCTAATACCATATAGGAGAAAAAACCTGACAGAAAAAAGAAAAGTGGCATTCTAAATACATGAATTAGGTGAGTGAGAATGTTAAATAAATAACTTAAATTCGAATTTTTGATTGCATATCCAATATCAAGGGCATAAACAATGGATGTATGAAATAATACTCCCAGCAAAAGTGCAAAAGTCTTCAAATTATCTAGATAAAATAGGCGTTTATGCATGACTCATTAAGTAGATTGAATTTTTTTCCGATGTTAAACTATGAAATTGAAGCCTATGAAAAATAAAATTTTCCTATCTGTTTTGTTGATTTTTTTTCAAATCCAACTATTCGCAAATCAGCACGAAAAAGTAATCATTGGAACTATCATCGGTGCCGGTGCTTATATTGAGACCGATGATAATACCTATTCTTTTAAACATACTGATTTACAAAAAGAACTTTCTGAGTTAACTGGTAAAAAAGTTAGAATGCTTTGTAGCTTTGAAGAGGACTCTTGTAACCCACTTCGATACGAAATTGCACCATTCGTAAATGAAAAAAATTTACAAAAATGGACAATTAAAAAAATTCCAAAATATGTTTATCGAGGGCTAACAGCATTTAACCCTTCTGTTACGCCTGAAGGAAATATTTTATTTTGGACTGTTTTAACAAAGGAACAAAGCGGAAGTAGTACCCAAAAAATTTGGTTTAGTGAAATGGATTCCCACGGGTTTTGGAAAAAGGGAATACAAATGGATCCACCTTTAAACAATAAAGCACCGGCGGCTATTATTTCTGCACTTCCAGGTGGGAATGAATTATTTGTATTCGGAAGTCATGCTGATCAAGAAACTTTTGAAGAAATTAAAAAACAATTAGATGCTGAAAAAGCGGAAATTATAAAAACTTCTAAGAATGCTAAAGAAGTAGAAGGTCGTTATGCGGCAGTTCGAGAAAAATACAGAAGAGAAATGGAAAAAATTCAAAACAAAGTTCCTCTGTACAAAAGTTCTAAACTAGGCAGTGGCTGGAGTGCTCCTGAAAGAATTCAATTTCCTGATTTTTATAATTTGTATAGAAGTGAGGAAAATGCAAATTTACAAATTTTTGGTGGTTCCACTCTTTCCTCTAGCGGCAAAACCCTAATTTACTCAGCAAAGCATAAAGATACTGTTGGCAGGTTGGATTTATATGTATCGAATGCAAAGGATGGAGTTTTTCCATTGGGTGAAAATCTTGGCAAAGTTATCAATACAGAGTATGAAGAAATGGCTCCTTTTTTAGCTTCTGATGATCGAACTTTATATTTTTCTAGCAATGGCCATAATGGACTGTCGATTTATTATACTCAAAGAATTGGAGATAGCTGGACAGATTGGGCAGCTCCACAAGAAACGTCTAAAAATTTAAAAGGTGTGAATTTTTTTTCTATTCCTGCTTCGGGTAATTGGGCTTATGCGAGCAAAGAAGGGCACTTACTCATGACTTACCTCCCGACGGAAGCAAAACCAAATCCGGTGATTATAGTAAAAGGAAAAATTGTAACAGATAAAGGATTACCGATCGGCGCTGAAGTATTCTATGAATCTCTTACTACAAAAGAAAATAAAGGTTCTACCATTTCAGATCCAAATACTGGGAAATTTTCGATCGTATTACCGTACGGGGACAATTATGGATTCCATGCCAAAAAAGAAGGTTTTCTCCCAATTCATAGAAATAAAAATTTGACAGACAGCGAAAAATTATACCAAGAAGTAGAAGTGGATATGATACTTCCTAAAATCGAAAAAGGTGGGGAGATAATAATAAATAACCTCTTTTTTGAATCCAATCGCAGTGAAATAAAAAAAGAATCAGAACCTGAACTGGATAGACTCGGCGAAGTTATGAAAGCAAATAAGAACTTAGAAGTAGCAATTGAAGGACATACGGACAACGTCGGCAAAAATGCGGATAATATTGCTTTGTCTCTTGCTCGGGCCACTGCTGTTGCTGATTATATTACTAAAAAATTTGGAATTGAACCACATCGATTAAAAGTAGAAGGCAAAGGAGAAGAGGCTCCTGTAGTCGAAAATTTGACGGCAGAAAGCCGAGCTAAAAATCGTAGAGTTGTATTTCGAATAATAAAAAATTAAGGTGATTAGTAGATCGACTAAAATTCTTAGAGCGTGTCTGAGAAGAGGTTTTTTATTAATAAAAGTCAAGCTCTAAGAGTCTGTAAAAT
This sequence is a window from Leptospiraceae bacterium. Protein-coding genes within it:
- the pepF gene encoding oligoendopeptidase F; translation: MNLTNIPNREEVPLDQTWILDDLFKDFADWEVAFNLLPKEEELKNLIEEKYKGKLKNSPQLLLDCFIYKDNLSRKLENLFVYANLRSAEDVGNKIANECSGKIEVKISSLNSLFAFMDPEILTIPDLKNWIITEPLSEYQFRINELLRFKLHILSEKEEAILSQMGVPLRVFDDIHSKWNNADLKFLPAKDSNGVEHIVSNSRMSLNLESSDRSLRENTFQSFYTEISKWRNTITSNYYGNMVGGSTVSKIRKFDSFIESELFQDDIPVSLYENLIATVRKNLDSLHHSMEIRKKILSIDSVAPFDRYVSLFQSESSLRFSWEEGRDLVLAAIAPLGEEYCSIAKKGLTTERWIDRAENVGKRSGAFSWGTYDSRPYILQTWNGTIGDVYTLAHELGHSMHSYYSHKFQPYHYGNYTIFVAEVASTLNEALLTNYILEEKKNTNLAKSVLSESIANFEGTVLRQVLFAAFEKEASAISDSGEVFTPDRLDDIYINLVKEWYGVHSSYPDFIKHEWMRIPHFYSAFYVYKYATSYCASLSLSQSLQKDPVSTQQKIFTFLKSGGSKPSLEILNSAGVNLLKSETIDSAFEHYRQNIKRAEEILLK
- a CDS encoding exonuclease domain-containing protein codes for the protein MKFSSDIVIFDLEASCKTFGKNEIEESNVIEIGAVKLDKKTLEIKSEYSQLIRPSEYEILPEISKITNITPEMVSDKPVFKEAILSFVQWYGEKNKSTLASFGIYYDLPLLRKEIRISGLNYADYFVGGGLDIRSLAIYWLAKNNHSTSGVSVLHTLEKMEVKTDFQFHRALDDAKATALILQKLVLD
- the bioA gene encoding adenosylmethionine--8-amino-7-oxononanoate transaminase → MIWHPYTIQKGQPNPLKIVSAKGEFLYDEKGNPYIDAVSSWWISIHGHNHPYIIDKVKESISKLDHVLLAGYTHKNAEELANKLIEFTNHNFKSVFYSDNGSCAVDIGIKIAIQYFKNIGFENKINFLHFTNSYHGDTIGAMSVGGKSAFNSAFEPLLFNSPEFISPDCYNCPISKNPNNCIEECLNPIEKYLEKNQNSTAGIILEPILQGAAGMRIHKNEILTRLKSICDKYNVILILDEIFTGFGRTGKNFAYQNTDIKPDIITVAKGLTGGVLPLAATLVSEKIYEAFNSEDPNKAFYHGHTMTGNPSACAAGLASIELYEQENRLSDVLNLEFELKKRITNLKYKFKEKIINERVLGAVAAFEIEGNSNYLHPIASKIRQLSLSKGVMIRPLGNSVYIAPSYTISPSSLDRIFEVLNFVLDTI
- the bioD gene encoding dethiobiotin synthase; the encoded protein is MAIFITATGTNVGKTLFSSMLMAKYGRNYGLRYWKPVQTGALHESDLLRVKKLTGLQDKFFMDTDYHFVKAASPHYSGELEFKSVDTIRLAEKFMTQMSEPTIIEGAGGLLVPLNSSTLMIEILKKSRIPVVIVSSPELGTINHTLLSIEALQNRDIPIHGFYMLGEKNDLSRNNIFTIQEFSGVKCLGEIGIPASITDGKPFLQYVDTYFDTNESIKSLLK
- a CDS encoding acyltransferase family protein, which codes for MHKRLFYLDNLKTFALLLGVLFHTSIVYALDIGYAIKNSNLSYLFNILTHLIHVFRMPLFFFLSGFFSYMVLDNKGGKNFTLSRIERMFAPMLVGLVFFSPVQYYLVYNQKYTPISFWKFYLIFFTTSQFDFSHIWFLVYLSIFSFILIIEYKFRIIEKIFISTKFFFRFKMILSNNNFFADSYYLLFGKGVLFCFTAFFFTNFIFNKDESILRIQPVSFFYYLSFFISGVIAYKNKILQNFTLNPNITKPTIFIYLGVLFLLFVLFLFLNEIDPYWMNFQNECKKIILRGVHLFVDTSLAWSFIFLLLYFFKKYLDNTKHILDYLRNSGMSIYLIHHPISLILADYFMNTKISLWMKFSLHSILVYFLSFLFYHFIIKKSFILKRVFGTK
- a CDS encoding OmpA family protein produces the protein MKNKIFLSVLLIFFQIQLFANQHEKVIIGTIIGAGAYIETDDNTYSFKHTDLQKELSELTGKKVRMLCSFEEDSCNPLRYEIAPFVNEKNLQKWTIKKIPKYVYRGLTAFNPSVTPEGNILFWTVLTKEQSGSSTQKIWFSEMDSHGFWKKGIQMDPPLNNKAPAAIISALPGGNELFVFGSHADQETFEEIKKQLDAEKAEIIKTSKNAKEVEGRYAAVREKYRREMEKIQNKVPLYKSSKLGSGWSAPERIQFPDFYNLYRSEENANLQIFGGSTLSSSGKTLIYSAKHKDTVGRLDLYVSNAKDGVFPLGENLGKVINTEYEEMAPFLASDDRTLYFSSNGHNGLSIYYTQRIGDSWTDWAAPQETSKNLKGVNFFSIPASGNWAYASKEGHLLMTYLPTEAKPNPVIIVKGKIVTDKGLPIGAEVFYESLTTKENKGSTISDPNTGKFSIVLPYGDNYGFHAKKEGFLPIHRNKNLTDSEKLYQEVEVDMILPKIEKGGEIIINNLFFESNRSEIKKESEPELDRLGEVMKANKNLEVAIEGHTDNVGKNADNIALSLARATAVADYITKKFGIEPHRLKVEGKGEEAPVVENLTAESRAKNRRVVFRIIKN